A region from the Takifugu rubripes chromosome 22, fTakRub1.2, whole genome shotgun sequence genome encodes:
- the gtf2b gene encoding transcription initiation factor IIB, translating to MASTSRGESLGLPRVQCPNHPDSILVEDYRAGDMICPDCGLVVGDRVIDVGSEWRTFSNEKALKDPSRVGDAQNPLLNGGDLTTMIGKGTGAASFDEFGNSKYQNRRTMSSSDRAMLNAFKEISTMADRINLPRNIIDRTNNLFKQVYEQKSLKGRANDAIASACLYIACRQEGVPRTFKEICAVSRISKKEIGRCFKLILKALETSVDLITTGDFMSRFCSNLGLPKQVQMAATFIARKAVELDLVPGRSPISVAAAAIYMASQASAEKKTQKEIGDIAGVADVTIRQSYRLIYPRAAELFPPDFKFDTPVDKLPLL from the exons ATGGCGTCTACGAGCCG TGGAGAGTCCCTGGGTCTGCCCAGAGTTCAGTGTCCGAATCACCCGGATTCCATACTGGTGGAGGACTACAGAGCGGGGGACATGATCTGTCCTGACTGCGGCCTTGTTGTAG GTGATCGAGTCATCGACGTGGGCTCAGAGTGGAGGACGTTCTCCAACGAGAAAGCCCTCAAAGACCCATCCAGAGTGGGAGATGCCCAGAACCCGCTGCTCAACGGGGGCGACCTCACCACCATGATAGGCAAG GGAACAGGCGCGGCTAGTTTCGACGAATTCGGTAACTCAAAGTACCAGAACCGCCGGACCATGAGTAGCTCGGACCGGGCCATGCTGAACGCCTTCAAAGAGATCAGCACCATGGCGGATCGCATCAATCTGCCGCGCAACATCATT gaCAGAACAAACAACTTATTCAAGCAGGTTTATGAGCAGAAGAGCCTGAAGGGCAGAGCCAACGATGCCATCGCCTCCGCCTGCCTCTACATcgcctgcagacaggaaggtgTCCCCAGAACTTTTAAAG AAATCTGCGCCGTCTCCCGCATCTCCAAAAAAGAAATCGGCCGGTGCTTCAAGCTGATCCTGAAAGCTCTGGAAACCAGCGTGGACCTGATCACCACCGGCGACTTCATGTCGCGCTTCTGCTCCAACCTGGGGCTGCCCAAACAGGTGCAGATGGCGGCCACCTTCATCGCCAGGAAGGCGGTGGAGCTCGACCTGGTGCCCGGCAGGAGCCCCATCTCGGTGGCCGCAGCAGCCATCTACATGGCCTCCCAGGcttctgcagagaagaagaccCAGAAAG AAATCGGGGACATCGCCGGCGTCGCAGACGTCACCATCAGACAGTCGTACCGCCTCATCTACCCGCGGGCTGCAGAACTCTTCCCTCCGGACTTCAAGTTCGACACGCCCGTCGACAAGCTGCCGCTGCTGTGA
- the pkn2a gene encoding serine/threonine-protein kinase N2: MAADSVQGDARGQLVAERLGLGHNLDLSDAMVQQKLDEIKEQIRREIRKELKIKEGAENLRKVTTDKKSLAYVDNMLKKSNKKVEELHQELQELNAHIVVKDPEELLECPLTPDTPNSDSKLCPSSSRLAALKRQNDIELKVKQGAENMIQMYSNGSSKDRKLLAAAQQMLQDSRTKIEFIRMQILKASQTSELSFENHDVMDKSIISPLDLRVEELCHHAKIESAVAEGAKNVMKLLGSGKVTEKRAHSEAQARFNESSQKLDLLRYSLEQRLSELPKNHPRISSIVEELTLLSSPVLSPRSSIISTQNQYSTVTKPAALTGTLDVRLMGCQDLLENVPGRSKAASVPLPGWSPSETRSSFISRANRNRGVSSRNVTKSEEVSNEISAVLKLDNTVVGQTSWKPVSNQAWDQKFTLELDRSRELEISVYWRDWRSLCAVKFLRLEDFLDNQRHGMCLYLEPQGMLFAEVTFFNPVIERRPKLQRQKKIFSKQQGKTFLRAPQMNINIATWGRLVRRAIPTVSTNSFSPQAAETGHSGLPGSPTPSSDPLVTKLDFDKEPTPGPKHYPPPNSFQDSHAQDKNPDKEEVQDALASFDFLNKRNSVAVNPDLDREAQEALQHPALELTALHKDSDIREEEQFHFSLKDFRCVAVLGRGHFGKVLLAEYKSTGEMFAIKALKKGDIVARDEVDSLMCEKRIFETVNSVRHPFLVNLFACFQTQEHVCFVMEYAAGGDLMMHIHADVFSEPRAVFYAACVVLGLQFLHDHKIVYRDLKLDNLLLDTEGYVKIADFGLCKEGMGFRDRTSTFCGTPEFLAPEVLTETSYTRAVDWWGLGVLIFEMLVGESPFPGDDEEEVFDSIVNDEVRYPRFLSTEAISIMRRLLRRSPERRLGAGERDAEEVKKHLFFRNMDWNGLLAKKVKPPFIPTIQGPNDVSNFDDEFTSEAPILTPPREPRALSSDEQNMFFDFDYIADWC; encoded by the exons ATGGCCGCCGATTCCGTGCAG GGGGATGCCAGGGGTCAGCTGGTGGCAGAGCGGTTGGGTCTGGGCCACAACCTGGACCTATCTGACGCCATGGTCCAGCAGAAGTTGGATGAGATCAAGGAGCAGATCCGCCGCGAAATCCGCAAAGAGCTGAAGATCAAAGAAGGTGCCGAAAACCTGCgaaag GTCACCACAGACAAGAAGAGCCTGGCCTACGTGGACAACATGCTGAAGAAGTCCAACAAGAAGGTGGAGGAGCTTCACCAGGAGCTACAAGAGCTCAACGCCCACATTGTGGTCAAGGACCCCGAAGAACTGCTAG AGTGCCCTTTGACCCCAGACACGCCGAACAGTGACTCAAAActgtgtcccagcagcagccgcctGGCAGCCCTGAAGAGACAGAATGACATCGAGCTGAAGGTCAAACAGGGCGCCGAGAACATGATCCAGATGTACTCCAACGGGTCCTCCAAG GATCGAAAGTTGCTAGCAGCCGCCCAGCAAATGCTTCAGGACAGCAGGACGAAGATAGAATTCATCAGGATGCAGATCCTCAAGGCCAGCCAGACCAGCGAGCTGAGCTTTGAGAACCATGACGTGATGG acaagTCCATCATCAGCCCGCTGGACCTgcgggtggaggagctgtgtcACCACGCCAAGATAGAGTCCGCCGTCGCCGAGGGAGCCAAAAACGTCATGAAACTGCTGGGCTCGGGAAAAGTCACAGAAAAAAGAGCACATTCGGAG GCCCAAGCTCGTTTTAACGAGTCCAGCCAAAAGCTGGACCTGCTGCGGTATTCCCTGGAGCAGCGCCTCAGCGAGCTGCCCAAGAACCACCCGCGCATCAGCAGCATCGTGGAAGAGTTGACCCTGCTGTCCTCGCCGGTGCTCAGTCCCCGATCCAGCATCATCTCCACACAGAACCAGTACAGCACTGTGACCAAGCCCGCCGCCCTCACAG GCACGCTAGACGTCAGGCTCATGGGCTGTCAGGACCTTTTGGAAAACGTCCCAGGCCGCTCAAAAGCCGCGTCGGTCCCACTTCCTGGCTGGAGCCCCAGCGAAACACGGTCATCTTTCATTAGCCGGGCTAACCGGAACCGAGGCGTCAGCTCCCGAAACGTAACAAAAAGCGAGGAGGTCTCCA ATGAGATCAGTGCAGTCTTGAAGCTGGACAACACGGTGGTGGGTCAGACGAGCTGGAAGCCGGTCAGTAACCAAGCCTGGGATCAGAAGTTTACACTGGAGCTGGACCGG TCTCGTGAGCTGGAGATCTCCGTGTATTGGCGCGACTGGCGCTCGCTCTGCGCTGTCAAGTTCCTGCGGCTGGAGGACTTCCTGGACAACCAGAGACACGGGATGTGTCTGTACCTGGAGCCTCAGGGAATGCTGTTTGCTGAG GTCACGTTTTTCAACCCCGTTATTGAGAGACGACCAAAACTGCAAAGACAGAAGAAGATTTTCTCAAAGCAGCAAG GTAAAACCTTCCTGCGAGCGCCCCAGATGAACATCAACATCGCCACGTGGGGGCGGCTGGTGAGGAGAGCCATCCCGACCGTCAGCACCAACTCTTTCAGCCCCCAGGCAGCTGAGACCGGGCACAGCGGGCTGCCCGGGTCACCCACCCCCAGCAG CGACCCGCTGGTGACCAAGCTGGACTTTGACAAGGAGCCCACCCCAGGACCTAAACACTACCCCCCACCCAACAGCTTTCAGGACTCACACGCGCAGGACAAGAATCCGGacaaggaggaggtgcag GACGCGCTCGCCTCCTTTGACTTCTTGAACAAGAGGAACAGCGTAGCAGTGAATCCAGATCTGGACCGAGAGGCGCAGGAGGCGCTCCAGCATCCAGCCTTGGAGCTCACCGCCCTCCATAAAGACTCAGACATCAG GGAAGAAGAACAGTTCCACTTCAGTCTGAAAGACTTCAGATGTGTGGCAGTTCTTGGACGGGGACACTTTGGAAAG GTGTTGTTAGCAGAATATAAAAGCACAGGAGAGATGTTTGCCATCAAAGCTCTGAAGAAAGGAGACATTGTGGCGCGAGACGAGGTGGACAG TCTGATGTGCGAGAAGAGGATCTTTGAAACGGTCAACAGCGTCCGCCACCCGTTCCTGGTCAACCTTTTCGCCTGTTTCCAGACGCAGGAGCACGTCTGTTTTGTGATGGAGTACGCAGCAGGGGGGGACCTGATGATGCACATCCACGCCGACGTGTTCTCCGAGCCCAGAGCCGT GTTTTACGCTGCCTGCGTCGTGCTGGGTCTGCAGTTTTTACACGACCATAAGATCGTGTACAG AGATTTGAAGTTGGACAACTTGCTCCTGGATACGGAAGGCTACGTGAAGATTGCTGATTTTGGCCTGTGtaaagaag GAATGGGTTTCCGGGACCGCACCAGCACATTCTGTGGCACGCCAGAGTTTTTGGCCCCTGAGGTTTTGACCGAGACGTCCTACACTCGCGCCGTGGACTGGTGGGGACTGGGCGTCCTCATATTCGAGATGCTGGTCGGCGAG TCGCCGTTCCCCGGCGACGacgaggaggaggtgtttgacAGCATCGTCAACGACGAAGTCCGCTACCCACGATTCCTTTCAACCGAAGCCATCTCCATCATGAGGAGG CTTTTGAGGAGGAGCCCAGAGCGACGGCTGGGGGCAGGAGAACGGGACGCAGAGGAGGTCAAGAAGCATCTGTTCTTCAGG AATATGGATTGGAACGGGCTGCTGGCCAAGAAGGTGAAGCCGCCGTTCATTCCGACCATTCAGGGCCCCAACGACGTCAGCAACTTCGACGACGAATTTACCTCAGAGGCTCCGATCTTAACCCCGCCCAGGGAACCCCGGGCGCTATCCTCCGACGAGCAGAACATGTTCTTTGACTTTGATTACATCGCTGACTGGTGTTAG